One Nocardia iowensis DNA window includes the following coding sequences:
- a CDS encoding ABC transporter permease: MSDAVDWTKGYWADHPKASLETFGRQITMGIAAVAELFVAIFRRRFPFREFIRQCAFMSSVSAAPTLLVAIPIGVIVSIQVGSIAGQVGATSFIGAANGLGIIQQGAPLVTSLMIAGAVGSAVCADLGSRTIREEIDAMKVMGVDPLRRLVAPRLGAAMLVSVLLCGFVVFVGFLTGYIFNIFAQGGTPGSYIGTFSSFAVTRDLFVALVKSLIFGLLAAIIACDNGLNARGGPGGVANAVNSAVVSSAIMLFGVNLIITQVYNALFPSQVV, translated from the coding sequence ATGAGTGATGCGGTCGATTGGACCAAGGGTTACTGGGCGGACCATCCGAAGGCTTCACTGGAGACCTTCGGTCGCCAGATCACCATGGGAATCGCGGCAGTAGCCGAACTGTTCGTCGCAATCTTCCGGCGTCGCTTCCCCTTCCGTGAGTTCATTCGCCAGTGCGCGTTCATGTCCAGCGTCTCGGCGGCGCCGACATTGCTGGTCGCCATCCCGATCGGCGTCATCGTCTCCATCCAGGTCGGCTCGATCGCAGGCCAGGTCGGCGCCACCTCCTTCATCGGCGCGGCCAACGGCCTCGGCATCATCCAGCAGGGCGCTCCCCTCGTCACCTCGCTGATGATCGCCGGAGCGGTCGGCTCCGCGGTGTGCGCCGATCTCGGCTCGCGCACCATCCGCGAGGAGATCGACGCCATGAAGGTGATGGGCGTCGACCCGCTGCGCAGGCTGGTCGCACCCCGGCTCGGCGCGGCGATGCTGGTCAGCGTGCTGCTCTGTGGCTTCGTCGTATTTGTCGGCTTCCTGACTGGTTACATCTTCAATATTTTCGCGCAGGGCGGTACGCCGGGTTCCTATATCGGCACGTTCTCCTCGTTCGCGGTAACCCGCGATCTCTTTGTCGCACTGGTCAAATCGTTGATTTTCGGGCTACTCGCCGCGATCATCGCCTGCGACAACGGATTGAATGCCCGTGGTGGCCCCGGCGGCGTGGCCAACGCGGTGAATTCCGCGGTGGTGAGTTCCGCCATCATGTTGTTCGGGGTGAACCTGATCATCACCCAGGTGTACAACGCACTGTTCCCGTCACAGGTGGTCTGA
- a CDS encoding MCE family protein, which yields MKTRFNNNRYFWLGIVGGALIVVLLLASSLVKLIGVGEQSIKAEFVQAAGIKVGDRVSVAGVTSGRVDGAKLEGDHVLLTLSVDNGVKLGPDARAAIKMATLLGARYVDLDPGDGSGLKGGRIPLSNTAVPYNLADVVQEGTPKFQALDTKKLSESLNLINQQMGDSPHLLAQALDSVGALAKVMDTRRDEVDSLLKDLNRVTQILADNRNSVLLVITQGEAIANRVMERQGLLRQLLDNVAELTRQLQEIGAQNDNQLGPTIEQLNIMAEGLQKNKDNLDRLLSLMPPTVRYLANSWGGSGPYGSVGLPWVFPDNWLCRVNVIEGCQ from the coding sequence ATGAAGACTCGGTTCAACAACAACCGCTACTTCTGGCTCGGCATCGTCGGCGGCGCCCTCATCGTGGTGCTGCTGCTCGCGTCGAGTCTGGTCAAGCTGATCGGCGTCGGTGAACAGTCGATCAAGGCCGAGTTCGTGCAGGCCGCCGGGATCAAGGTCGGCGACCGGGTCAGCGTCGCGGGCGTGACGAGCGGCCGGGTGGACGGGGCGAAGCTCGAGGGTGACCACGTGCTGCTGACGCTGAGCGTCGACAACGGCGTGAAGCTCGGCCCCGACGCGCGCGCCGCGATCAAGATGGCCACCCTGCTCGGCGCCAGGTACGTGGATCTGGACCCCGGCGACGGCTCCGGCCTGAAGGGTGGTCGAATCCCGCTGTCCAACACGGCGGTTCCGTACAACCTGGCCGACGTGGTGCAGGAAGGCACGCCGAAGTTCCAGGCGCTCGACACGAAGAAGCTGTCCGAGTCGCTGAACCTGATCAACCAGCAGATGGGCGATTCTCCGCACCTGCTGGCCCAGGCGCTCGACAGCGTCGGTGCGCTGGCCAAGGTGATGGACACCCGCCGAGACGAGGTCGACAGCCTGCTCAAGGATCTGAACCGGGTCACCCAGATTCTCGCCGACAATCGCAACAGCGTGCTGCTGGTGATCACCCAGGGCGAGGCCATCGCCAATCGGGTGATGGAACGCCAGGGCCTGCTGCGCCAGCTGCTCGACAATGTCGCCGAGCTCACCAGGCAGTTGCAGGAAATCGGCGCGCAGAACGACAACCAGCTCGGCCCGACCATCGAGCAGCTGAACATCATGGCCGAGGGCTTGCAGAAGAACAAGGACAACCTGGACCGGCTGCTGTCGCTGATGCCGCCGACGGTGCGCTACCTGGCGAACTCGTGGGGCGGCAGCGGGCCGTACGGCTCGGTCGGGTTGCCCTGGGTTTTCCCCGACAACTGGTTGTGCCGCGTCAACGTGATCGAGGGGTGCCAGTGA
- a CDS encoding MFS transporter, whose translation MRTTDLPRLKSATGRWILLATILGSSVASLDATVVNIALPRIGESLDTDVAGLQWTLNGYTLTLASFILLGGSLGDRLGRRKVFVWGTIGFAFASVLCGAAVNIEMLVFARILQGVAGAMLTPGSLALISSSIDRRDQGAAIGLWSGFGGVSGALGPFLGGWLIELAGWRSIFFINVPLTLVVVLVALKHVPESHDPNAKTQLDVPGALVVALALGTLTFGLIETMPLLIVSGVLLLAAFVVIEMRSDHPLVPPSLFASRVFTAANLVTLAVYAALGGVFFLLVLELQLVAGYSPLMSGVATVPITLIMLVLSAPAGRWAQVHGPRIPMTVGPLLAAGGLVLLLRIGPDTTYLTDVLPGVLVFGFGLAALVAPLTGAVLGAVPSSEAGIASGVNNAVARTAQLLAVAALPGLAGISGALGDPVAFHHGFGTAVWICVGLLLAGAVLAAALLRPPRRTPALDSVDCMPQCAVAGPALAPTHNEAAHNKN comes from the coding sequence GTGCGCACCACTGATCTGCCCCGGCTGAAATCGGCCACCGGCCGCTGGATTCTGCTGGCCACCATCCTCGGTTCGTCGGTGGCCTCGCTCGACGCCACCGTCGTGAACATCGCGTTGCCGCGGATCGGGGAGTCGCTCGACACCGATGTGGCCGGGCTGCAGTGGACCTTGAACGGGTACACGCTGACCTTGGCGTCGTTCATTCTGCTCGGCGGCTCGCTCGGTGACCGGCTCGGCAGGCGCAAAGTGTTCGTCTGGGGCACCATCGGTTTCGCGTTCGCCTCGGTGCTGTGCGGCGCCGCGGTCAATATCGAGATGCTGGTGTTCGCCCGCATTCTGCAGGGCGTGGCCGGTGCCATGCTGACGCCGGGCAGTCTCGCGTTGATCTCCTCGTCCATCGATCGGCGCGATCAGGGCGCGGCGATCGGCCTGTGGTCCGGCTTCGGCGGGGTCTCCGGCGCGCTCGGGCCGTTCCTCGGCGGCTGGCTGATCGAGCTGGCCGGCTGGCGCTCCATCTTCTTCATCAATGTGCCGCTCACCCTCGTGGTGGTGCTCGTCGCGTTGAAACATGTGCCGGAGAGCCATGATCCGAATGCCAAGACGCAACTGGACGTGCCGGGCGCCCTGGTGGTCGCGCTGGCGCTCGGCACGCTGACCTTCGGCTTGATCGAGACCATGCCGCTGCTCATTGTCTCCGGTGTGCTGTTGCTCGCGGCGTTCGTGGTGATCGAGATGCGCAGCGACCATCCGCTGGTCCCGCCATCGCTGTTCGCCTCGAGGGTCTTCACCGCTGCCAACCTGGTCACCCTCGCGGTCTACGCGGCGCTCGGCGGCGTGTTCTTCCTGCTGGTGCTGGAACTGCAGCTGGTGGCGGGATATTCACCGCTGATGTCGGGCGTGGCCACCGTGCCGATCACGCTGATCATGCTGGTCCTTTCGGCGCCCGCCGGACGCTGGGCGCAGGTGCACGGACCGCGTATTCCGATGACGGTGGGTCCGCTGCTCGCCGCGGGCGGCCTGGTGCTGCTGTTGCGGATCGGTCCGGACACCACGTACCTCACCGATGTATTGCCCGGCGTGCTCGTCTTCGGGTTCGGCCTCGCGGCCTTGGTCGCCCCATTGACCGGCGCCGTGCTCGGCGCGGTGCCGTCCAGCGAGGCCGGTATCGCGTCCGGGGTGAACAACGCCGTCGCGCGGACCGCGCAGCTACTCGCCGTCGCCGCGCTGCCCGGGTTGGCCGGCATCTCCGGCGCGCTCGGCGATCCGGTCGCCTTCCATCACGGATTCGGTACCGCCGTGTGGATCTGCGTCGGGTTGCTGCTGGCGGGCGCGGTGCTCGCGGCCGCCCTGCTGCGCCCGCCGCGCCGCACGCCCGCCCTGGACAGCGTCGACTGCATGCCGCAGTGCGCGGTGGCCGGACCCGCCCTGGCACCGACCCATAACGAGGCCGCCCATAACAAGAACTGA
- a CDS encoding S1 family peptidase — translation MFSKLAKVANAAFAVTLGAALLGTGAGAAQAEPGPPVVGGGSGIIIDNQFECTVTTVGHDGAGRLVGLTAGHCGDPGAEVFAEVNRGAGVVGRFVYSNHELDYAVIEFEPGKIIPVNRIGNVTITGLGAPAQFPMIVCKEGRTTGNTCGISWGDVFGSNMETWSQMCVVEGDSGAPVVIGTTLVGMVNAYLAIACFGPEVGTNMTAIIDDMNARGGIGAGYTPI, via the coding sequence ATGTTCAGCAAACTCGCCAAGGTGGCCAACGCCGCCTTCGCCGTAACCCTCGGTGCGGCGCTGCTCGGGACGGGCGCGGGGGCCGCGCAAGCGGAGCCGGGCCCGCCGGTCGTGGGCGGCGGTTCCGGCATCATCATCGACAACCAATTCGAGTGCACCGTCACCACCGTCGGTCACGATGGCGCGGGACGGCTGGTCGGTCTGACCGCGGGCCACTGCGGTGATCCCGGTGCCGAGGTCTTCGCGGAGGTCAACCGTGGCGCCGGCGTGGTCGGCCGGTTCGTCTACTCCAACCATGAGCTCGACTACGCGGTCATCGAGTTCGAGCCGGGCAAGATCATCCCGGTGAACCGGATCGGCAATGTCACCATCACCGGGCTCGGCGCACCGGCGCAATTCCCGATGATCGTCTGCAAAGAAGGCCGGACCACCGGCAACACCTGCGGTATCAGCTGGGGTGACGTCTTCGGGTCGAACATGGAGACCTGGAGCCAGATGTGCGTGGTGGAAGGCGATTCCGGGGCACCGGTCGTCATCGGCACCACCCTCGTCGGCATGGTGAACGCCTACCTCGCCATCGCCTGCTTCGGCCCCGAGGTCGGCACCAACATGACCGCGATCATCGACGACATGAATGCCCGCGGCGGCATAGGCGCAGGCTATACGCCTATTTAG
- the lppU gene encoding LppU family putative lipoprotein: protein MSGQLTWGRVASAAFIAMAALAVVGCSSTISGSAQPAVNNGTIDAVSTTPKPSPGKPTSGRPTTSKPTPTKSANIDFKAEEGDCVTLGGTTSNATIEKASCGSRAANYKVIGKAPKSSQCVSDADNYYAETLNGIEQGAYCLDIDWVVGGCMDVGGDDPKRIDCTGAATSKGVKVVKRVDGADDVSVCGSGTGYVYEERRFVVCVQEL from the coding sequence GTGTCTGGTCAACTGACCTGGGGTCGAGTCGCGTCTGCGGCGTTTATCGCGATGGCCGCCCTAGCGGTGGTCGGCTGTAGCTCCACCATCAGCGGTAGCGCGCAGCCCGCAGTGAACAACGGCACCATCGATGCCGTCTCTACCACCCCGAAACCTTCGCCAGGCAAGCCCACTTCGGGCCGGCCGACCACCAGCAAGCCCACGCCGACCAAGAGCGCCAACATCGACTTCAAGGCCGAGGAGGGCGACTGCGTCACGCTCGGCGGCACCACCTCGAACGCCACCATCGAGAAGGCGTCCTGCGGTAGCCGGGCGGCGAATTACAAGGTGATCGGTAAGGCGCCGAAGAGCTCGCAGTGCGTGAGCGACGCAGACAACTACTACGCCGAGACCCTCAACGGCATCGAGCAGGGCGCGTACTGCCTGGACATCGACTGGGTCGTCGGCGGCTGCATGGACGTCGGCGGCGACGATCCCAAGCGGATCGACTGCACCGGGGCGGCGACCAGCAAGGGCGTCAAGGTCGTCAAACGGGTGGACGGCGCCGACGATGTCAGCGTCTGCGGCAGCGGCACGGGGTACGTCTACGAGGAGCGTCGATTCGTCGTCTGCGTCCAGGAACTCTGA
- a CDS encoding MlaD family protein: MIIDPSGRGPTMRQLLLAGVGGLVVLAVVLGFLMARYQGYFVEKVNVTANLTTTGDGLPSDADVKFRGVLVGAVKEVEVAAKGELQKVKIEVKPEFAKGVPANVTARVVPSNLFAVTSVELVFNGPADQYLREGSVIEEDRSAGTIALQDTLTTVRNILDQIDPVQFGRVLGTLSQALDGSGRMPGSTVERFDRWLQSVDDSIPNLGVLLGDFSSSVHALNQSAPELLGVLGTSVETARTIADRRSELVALITGTGNTVDTVNNLFARNGDVGKQVTQGTSDMFGAVAADPNAITQTILNLGELTRRMDSTFTWGPQKQQVWNAGITLTPYKPYTVADCPRYDELAGPSCFTAPAVNELPPMPDKLKPRKLDSAAGLPPVLPMPGLPLIPGITTPDARPAEGAVPSMPNPFAGTPLEGLIPMLPGFGQPPAPAPAPAPDPAPVAPAAAPASIPSAGAISYQGDAAITTLLGRKPTTAEYLLLSSILKGGTMHVAESGAGR; this comes from the coding sequence ATGATCATTGATCCCAGTGGGCGTGGACCCACGATGCGTCAACTGCTGCTCGCGGGCGTCGGCGGGCTTGTTGTCCTCGCAGTGGTGCTCGGCTTCCTGATGGCCAGGTACCAGGGCTACTTCGTCGAGAAGGTGAATGTCACCGCGAACCTCACCACCACCGGTGACGGGCTGCCCTCGGATGCCGACGTCAAGTTCCGCGGCGTGCTCGTCGGCGCGGTCAAGGAGGTCGAGGTCGCGGCCAAGGGCGAGCTGCAGAAGGTGAAGATCGAGGTGAAGCCGGAGTTCGCCAAGGGCGTTCCGGCCAACGTCACCGCCCGCGTGGTGCCGAGCAACCTGTTCGCCGTCACGTCGGTCGAGCTGGTCTTCAACGGCCCGGCGGATCAGTACCTGCGCGAGGGCTCGGTGATCGAGGAAGACCGCAGCGCGGGCACCATCGCCCTGCAGGACACGCTCACCACGGTCCGCAACATCCTGGACCAGATCGACCCGGTGCAGTTCGGTCGCGTGCTCGGCACCCTGTCGCAGGCACTCGACGGCAGCGGCCGGATGCCGGGCTCCACCGTCGAACGGTTCGATCGCTGGCTCCAGTCGGTCGACGACTCGATCCCGAACCTCGGTGTGCTGCTTGGCGACTTCTCCAGTTCGGTGCACGCCCTCAACCAGTCCGCGCCGGAACTGCTCGGCGTGCTCGGCACCTCGGTGGAGACCGCACGCACCATCGCCGACCGGCGCAGCGAATTGGTCGCCCTGATCACCGGCACCGGTAACACGGTCGACACCGTCAACAATCTGTTCGCCCGCAACGGGGACGTGGGCAAGCAGGTCACCCAGGGCACGAGCGACATGTTCGGCGCGGTGGCCGCGGATCCCAACGCGATCACCCAGACGATCCTGAACCTCGGCGAACTGACTCGCAGGATGGACTCCACCTTCACCTGGGGTCCGCAGAAGCAGCAGGTGTGGAACGCGGGCATCACGCTCACTCCGTACAAGCCGTACACGGTGGCCGACTGCCCGCGCTACGACGAGCTGGCCGGACCAAGCTGCTTCACCGCGCCCGCGGTGAACGAGCTGCCGCCGATGCCCGACAAACTGAAGCCACGCAAGCTCGACTCGGCGGCCGGGCTGCCGCCGGTGCTGCCGATGCCGGGTCTGCCTCTGATTCCGGGCATCACCACACCGGATGCCCGGCCCGCCGAGGGTGCTGTGCCGAGCATGCCGAATCCGTTCGCGGGCACCCCGCTCGAGGGCCTGATCCCGATGCTGCCCGGCTTCGGTCAACCGCCCGCCCCCGCGCCGGCACCGGCTCCCGATCCGGCCCCGGTGGCACCGGCCGCCGCACCGGCGAGCATCCCGTCCGCGGGCGCCATCTCCTACCAGGGTGACGCCGCGATCACCACGTTGCTCGGCCGCAAGCCGACCACCGCCGAATATCTGCTGCTGAGCTCGATTCTGAAGGGCGGGACCATGCACGTGGCCGAAAGCGGGGCGGGCCGATGA
- a CDS encoding DUF6764 family protein, which produces MKLISTIVCSAGAVFASLWLPAVASATDVHCTSENGTDITVIDGRTACRAATDLLGQAKSLGIDGVGYANATAGAMAIGIGAAGGVGASDGAGGIPIAIGVGQDAIALSSIDHNQISANPGTPTIAVSVALDGSRAGARTADRTVVCLGGGAFAWNSRTGDTCLSTPFGRWQTPVDQLP; this is translated from the coding sequence GTGAAGCTGATCAGCACGATTGTCTGCTCGGCTGGCGCGGTCTTCGCCTCTCTCTGGCTGCCCGCCGTGGCCTCAGCAACCGATGTGCACTGCACCTCGGAAAACGGCACGGACATCACCGTCATCGACGGCCGCACCGCCTGCCGCGCCGCCACCGACCTGCTCGGCCAGGCGAAATCTCTGGGAATCGACGGTGTCGGCTACGCGAATGCCACCGCGGGGGCGATGGCGATCGGCATCGGCGCGGCCGGCGGGGTGGGGGCCAGCGACGGTGCGGGCGGGATACCGATCGCGATCGGCGTCGGCCAGGACGCGATCGCACTCAGTTCCATTGACCACAACCAGATTTCAGCGAACCCGGGCACGCCGACGATCGCTGTGTCGGTCGCCCTCGACGGGTCCCGCGCCGGCGCGCGGACCGCCGACCGGACCGTGGTGTGCCTCGGCGGCGGGGCCTTCGCCTGGAATTCACGTACCGGCGACACGTGCC
- a CDS encoding MCE family protein → MSIRKPLIGFGIFAIVSILVTVVVWNTLARIVDGDTNTYSATFSDVLGLHEGDDVRMAGVRVGKIEKIELDREAKSKKQVAKVTFVVQRDQTLFDDTKALVRYQNLIGQRYVALAPGKSSNPAQLKNNGSIPLERTEPSFDVSGLLNGFQPLFQALQPEQVNRLSETFIQALQGDGVSLSAFIVQAAQLATDFQRRDAILSDVITNLSGVMAGLARRGDELETLVTQTRALIGGLYEQGQSLQASTVQIADATSSLVEMVGQIQPKLQTAQNSTSAALTLLLANGAKLDQAAIDLPNIISAAGRHTSEGGYANAYLCGLDISLYGVLFPRGFIHSLGIGGKAQSAVCRP, encoded by the coding sequence ATGAGTATACGTAAACCGCTGATCGGCTTCGGCATCTTCGCCATCGTGTCGATTCTCGTCACGGTTGTCGTGTGGAATACGTTGGCGCGCATCGTAGATGGCGACACGAACACCTATTCGGCAACGTTCTCCGACGTACTCGGCCTGCACGAGGGCGATGACGTCCGGATGGCGGGTGTGCGTGTCGGCAAGATCGAAAAGATCGAGCTGGACCGCGAGGCCAAGTCGAAAAAGCAAGTGGCGAAGGTGACTTTCGTCGTGCAGCGGGATCAAACCCTGTTCGATGACACCAAAGCCCTTGTCCGCTATCAGAATTTGATCGGTCAGCGATATGTGGCGCTGGCTCCGGGCAAGTCGTCGAACCCGGCGCAGCTGAAGAACAACGGGTCGATTCCGCTGGAACGGACCGAGCCGTCGTTCGATGTCTCCGGTCTGCTCAACGGTTTTCAGCCACTGTTCCAGGCATTGCAGCCCGAGCAGGTGAATCGCCTGTCGGAGACCTTCATCCAGGCCTTGCAGGGTGATGGAGTCTCGTTGAGCGCGTTCATCGTTCAGGCCGCACAGTTGGCCACCGATTTCCAGCGGCGGGACGCGATCCTGTCCGATGTGATCACCAACCTCTCCGGTGTGATGGCGGGGTTGGCCAGACGAGGTGATGAATTGGAGACCCTGGTGACCCAGACCCGGGCCTTGATCGGTGGGTTGTACGAGCAGGGCCAGTCCTTGCAGGCATCGACGGTGCAGATCGCCGACGCCACCAGCTCGCTGGTGGAGATGGTCGGTCAGATCCAGCCGAAGCTGCAGACCGCGCAGAACTCCACCAGTGCCGCGCTGACCCTGCTGCTCGCCAACGGCGCGAAGCTGGACCAGGCGGCCATCGACCTGCCCAATATCATCTCGGCCGCGGGCAGGCATACCTCCGAGGGTGGCTACGCCAACGCCTACCTCTGCGGCTTGGACATCTCGCTCTACGGCGTGCTGTTCCCGCGTGGGTTCATCCACAGCCTCGGTATCGGCGGCAAGGCACAGTCGGCGGTGTGCCGCCCATGA
- a CDS encoding ABC transporter permease: MSSTYVPPLLRPFQQFRKTAQAPVDLLAKLGHQVFFLLRSIGSIPLALKHYPKEVWRLLSDVTWGNGNLVVGGGTIGVVVILSAFGGMTVGIQGYNSLNLLGLSPITGAVSAFATTRELGPLLATIAFAAQAGCRFTAQLGAMRISEEIDALESIAIRPLPYLISTRMFAAMIAIIPLYCLGLAMAYLSCALTVQLVGGTPTGTYQHYFYQFLVPTDVIYSLLKAILFVAITTFIQCYYGFFASGGPEGVGVAAGRAIKVCIIAVVFANLFMTLAIWGVNPGIRISG, translated from the coding sequence GTGTCGTCGACGTATGTACCTCCGCTACTGCGGCCGTTCCAGCAGTTTCGTAAAACCGCGCAGGCGCCGGTCGATCTGCTCGCCAAGCTGGGCCACCAGGTGTTCTTCCTGCTGCGCTCGATCGGCTCGATCCCGTTGGCGCTCAAGCACTATCCCAAGGAAGTGTGGCGGCTGCTCTCCGACGTCACCTGGGGCAACGGGAACCTGGTCGTCGGCGGCGGCACCATCGGCGTGGTGGTCATTCTCAGCGCGTTCGGCGGGATGACCGTCGGTATCCAGGGCTACAACTCGCTGAACCTGCTCGGCTTGAGCCCGATCACCGGCGCCGTCTCCGCCTTCGCCACCACCCGCGAACTCGGCCCGCTGCTCGCGACGATCGCCTTCGCCGCGCAGGCGGGCTGCCGGTTCACCGCGCAACTCGGCGCCATGCGCATCTCCGAGGAGATCGACGCGCTGGAGTCCATCGCGATCCGGCCGCTGCCCTACCTGATCAGCACCAGGATGTTCGCGGCGATGATCGCGATCATTCCGCTGTACTGCCTCGGCCTGGCCATGGCCTACCTGTCCTGCGCGCTCACCGTGCAGCTGGTCGGTGGCACGCCGACCGGTACCTACCAGCACTACTTCTACCAATTCCTGGTACCGACGGACGTGATCTACTCCTTGCTCAAGGCGATCCTGTTCGTCGCGATCACCACGTTCATTCAGTGCTACTACGGTTTCTTCGCCTCCGGCGGACCGGAGGGCGTCGGCGTTGCGGCCGGCCGGGCGATCAAGGTGTGCATCATCGCAGTCGTCTTCGCGAACCTGTTCATGACATTGGCGATCTGGGGCGTCAACCCCGGCATCCGGATCTCGGGGTAG